The following coding sequences lie in one Arachis ipaensis cultivar K30076 chromosome B05, Araip1.1, whole genome shotgun sequence genomic window:
- the LOC110271768 gene encoding sugar transport protein 4-like, which translates to MAGGFIKKGSFEKNYPEKLTFRVFITCVTAAFGGLIFGYDLGISGGVTSMDPFLKKFFPDVYAKEHNIKPTDNQYCKFDSQVLTLFTSSLYLAVLVASIFASKVTRAFGRRLTMISGGVLFLAGAVLNGFTQQV; encoded by the exons ATGGCGGGTGGTTTCATAAAGAAGGGGTCTTTCGAGAAGAATTATCCCGAAAAACTCACTTTCAGAGTCTTCATAACTTGTGTCACCGCTGCATTTGGAGGTCTTATCTTTGGATATGACTTAGGCATTTCAG GTGGAGTCACCTCCATGGATCCTTTTTTGAAGAAATTCTTCCCTGATGTGTACGCAAAGGAGCACAACATTAAGCCCACTGATAACCAATATTGTAAATTTGATAGCCAAGTGCTCACACTCTTCACTTCCTCTCTTTATTTGGCTGTTCTTGTGGCCTCAATCTTTGCATCTAAGGTAACTCGAGCCTTCGGTAGGCGCCTCACTATGATCTCCGGCGGTGTTCTCTTTCTCGCCGGTGCAGTTTTGAACGGCTTCACCCAGCAAGTTTAG